A genomic region of Salinibacter pepae contains the following coding sequences:
- a CDS encoding NAD(P)/FAD-dependent oxidoreductase codes for MSVEVGMVGAGAGAAAAAYALCTARPDVEVTVFEKSRGLCGRAAARRRDGTVYEYGANYLKDAGGRVSSLVADTFDTGLVEVDGPIWTFDADGTVSKGRDGDARRWTYEDGITRLAKHLFGATGAAIRRGTRIAALHPDDGWHLTTTAGSTHGPFDALLLNPPAPQTAGLLDETGIDAVDRLGEAAGAVEYRTVWTAVLGYDFEVDVPYYALVNTDTDHEVGWIGREECKPGHVPEGRSVLVVQASPEWSTQRYDAPPEDNVADLAQHTAALIGDERLTAPDWTDHQGWRYALPDDSLREDPRRGAAREGVYVAGDWVAGAARLHAAIRSGLETGEQMASTLADE; via the coding sequence ATGAGCGTCGAAGTGGGCATGGTCGGCGCCGGGGCCGGGGCGGCGGCGGCCGCGTACGCCCTTTGCACCGCCCGCCCCGATGTCGAGGTCACGGTCTTTGAGAAGTCGCGGGGGCTGTGTGGCCGCGCCGCTGCACGGCGCCGGGACGGGACGGTCTACGAGTACGGCGCGAATTACCTCAAGGACGCCGGGGGTCGCGTCAGCTCTCTGGTTGCCGACACGTTCGACACGGGGCTCGTGGAGGTGGACGGTCCCATCTGGACGTTCGACGCCGACGGCACCGTTTCAAAAGGGCGCGACGGGGACGCGCGGCGGTGGACGTACGAAGACGGAATCACGCGCCTGGCCAAGCATCTCTTCGGCGCGACCGGCGCGGCGATCAGGCGCGGGACGCGGATCGCGGCCCTCCACCCCGACGACGGCTGGCACCTCACGACGACGGCCGGCAGCACGCACGGGCCGTTCGACGCGCTTCTCTTGAATCCGCCCGCGCCGCAGACAGCAGGGCTCCTGGACGAGACCGGGATTGACGCCGTGGATCGCCTCGGCGAGGCGGCCGGCGCGGTGGAATACCGAACGGTCTGGACTGCCGTCCTCGGGTACGACTTCGAGGTCGACGTGCCCTACTACGCACTGGTCAACACCGACACGGACCACGAGGTCGGCTGGATCGGGCGCGAAGAGTGCAAGCCCGGACATGTGCCGGAGGGCAGATCGGTCCTCGTCGTGCAGGCAAGTCCCGAGTGGTCGACACAGCGGTACGACGCCCCCCCAGAGGACAACGTTGCGGACCTCGCCCAACACACCGCGGCCCTCATTGGCGACGAACGCCTCACCGCCCCCGACTGGACGGACCACCAGGGCTGGCGGTACGCACTGCCTGACGACAGCCTCCGAGAGGACCCGCGGCGAGGAGCCGCCCGCGAAGGCGTGTACGTGGCGGGCGACTGGGTGGCAGGGGCGGCGCGCCTCCACGCCGCAATCCGAAGCGGCCTGGAGACGGGCGAGCAAATGGCGTCCACTTTGGCCGACGAATGA
- a CDS encoding ring-cleaving dioxygenase: protein MSDPVSGIHHVTAYAHDPQENLDFYTGVLGLRLVKQTVLFNNPSEAFQGPTMYHFYYADETGTPGTVLTFKPHHSIQKGQVGRGQATATAFTIPEGAVDYWVDRLDAADEATLYPVTERFGRTVIQFQDHDDQPLELITGTSDIEPWAGGPVPAEHAVRGFHGVTIHPHNGQLTTEVLELMGYEQVDHEPTPQNGDWTRFRVPGPDHAQFIDLYNEPNMHEGQWGYGTVHHVAFRVSDDEHQRAIRQRLRDAGHDVTTMKDRNYFHSLYFRDPNGVNFEIATDPPGFLHDESVDELGTTLMLPPFLQDRRDEVEAQLADISV from the coding sequence ATGAGCGATCCAGTATCTGGCATCCACCATGTCACCGCCTACGCGCACGACCCGCAGGAAAACCTGGACTTCTACACGGGCGTCTTGGGGCTTCGTCTGGTTAAGCAAACGGTTCTCTTCAACAACCCCTCGGAGGCATTTCAGGGACCGACGATGTATCACTTCTACTACGCCGACGAGACGGGCACGCCGGGGACCGTTCTCACCTTCAAACCCCACCACAGCATCCAGAAGGGGCAGGTGGGACGGGGGCAGGCCACGGCCACGGCCTTTACCATTCCGGAAGGGGCCGTGGACTACTGGGTGGATCGGCTCGACGCGGCCGACGAAGCCACCCTGTATCCCGTGACGGAGCGCTTCGGGCGGACCGTGATCCAGTTTCAAGACCACGACGATCAGCCCCTGGAGCTCATTACGGGAACGTCCGACATTGAGCCGTGGGCCGGCGGCCCTGTGCCCGCCGAGCACGCGGTGCGCGGGTTTCACGGGGTCACCATTCACCCCCACAATGGTCAACTGACCACGGAGGTCCTCGAGCTGATGGGCTACGAGCAGGTGGACCACGAGCCAACCCCCCAGAACGGCGATTGGACCCGATTCCGGGTGCCCGGCCCCGACCATGCCCAGTTCATCGACCTCTACAACGAGCCCAACATGCACGAGGGGCAGTGGGGCTACGGCACGGTCCACCACGTGGCGTTCCGGGTGTCGGACGACGAGCATCAGCGGGCCATTCGCCAGCGGCTCCGCGACGCCGGCCACGACGTTACCACGATGAAGGACCGCAACTACTTTCACTCCCTCTACTTCCGCGACCCGAACGGCGTCAACTTCGAAATCGCAACGGACCCGCCCGGCTTCCTCCACGACGAGTCCGTTGACGAGCTCGGCACCACGCTGATGCTGCCCCCGTTTCTGCAGGACCGACGGGACGAGGTGGAGGCCCAGCTCGCCGATATTTCGGTGTAG